The genomic region GGCAGTAGCTTGCCTTTTCAATTGATATTGTCGACCATATGCCTGCAAAAATTCCACAAGCTGACTAGCGACCGTGGCCAAATTTGCCGATTCGGATCCGGAAGGCTTGGTAACAAAATCACTGGCACCGAGTTCCAAACAATCCATTGTGATACGGGCACCCTCTTTTGCAATACTGGAGAGGATAATTACCGGAATATCAATATTAAGCCTTTTTCGCTCGCGCAAAAATTCTATGCCGTTCATTTCCGGCATTTCGAGATCAAGCACAATAATATCGGGCTGAACGCGCTCTAACTTTTGTAATGCAAACCGCCCGTTCATCGCTTTATCAGCGACAGCCAGCCCGGGCGTCCCATCAATTATCTTTCCAATCAAACTCCGCATCAAGGCCGAATCATCTACTATTAAAACTTTTATATCTTCCATATTAAAACAACCTCCCGCATTTTCAGTAGATATGCTAAAATTTTATATATCCTTTTCGTATATAATTGCAACTATAAAGAACTTTACTTAACATTTTTTTGGTACAAACATGCCCATTGGGTTTTAAGAAACTCAAATTTTGTATCCATCCCGAATAAAGATTCTGAATGCCCGATAAAAAGAAATGAATGAGGCGCCATCGCATCCCAGAAACGATTAATAACAGCCTGTTGTGCGGGTTCATCAAAATAAATGATCACATTACGGCAAAAAAGAATATCGATGTTATTCCTATTGGCATCATGTTTTAAATTATGGTAATCAAACTTAACCATTTGCATAATCTCAGGATTCATCTGATAGCCATTTCCTTGTTTAGTTAAATACTGAGCCAAATAATCATCAGGAATTCCAACGACACGATTCTCCGGATAAAAGCCTTGCTTTCCGACAACCAGCGACTTAAAAGATAAATCGGAAGCGATAATATCAGCTGTGAACCCCGGTGGCAAATGCCGCTTCATAACCATAGCGATTGTATACGGTTCTTCGCCCGTGGAACACCCAGCACTCCAAATATGAATTTGCTTTTGCCCTGCGGCTTGTTTTATCTTGATAATCTCAGGAATAACATAATGAATTAAAGCATCGAAATGAGGTTGATTTCTGAAGAAACGAGTCAGATTAGTAGTAACCGAATCCAACATAATTTTCAGTTCTTCTTTATTGGAAGTCAGAATTTTATAATACGCATCAATATCATCCATTTTATTTTCGCGTAAACGATCTTTCAAACGACTTTCCAAAATAGATCGGTTTGTTACAGAAAAAGTGATACCGCTTTCATTGTATATTAAGTCTTTAAAGAGTTCAAAGTTACGGTCACTTAGAAATTCTGCCATATATTTTCCTCCTTATAGAGTATATGTTGCCCTATTTTTTTGTCAAGCAAACTGTTTTCTATTTGATACTACCAATCTGCTTCAATCTTATCTGCTTCCATTAGAATATTTGTTACCTCCTGCAATAATTTCTTTACACCTTCTACTCGTTTTCTAAAGTCTGCATTATCGTTTCCTTGGATATTCAACCAATTTAAAAGCGGGGCGTATACGCTATTTTTATTACCGTCAATAAAACCGTTGAGCAAAGCGCACAATATCTTAAGTGCATTTTGAGAAGAAGCAATAATTTGCTTAGCTTCGGTTTCAATACTTTTCATTAATGCTTCAAGGCTGCTTTTACTCTTTAAACTCGCTATCGTTTTTTCTCTTAATTGAAGAAATGCTGCCCCGATTTCACCCTCTGGGGATAAGCGTGATTCAAAAGTGTTGATACAACTCTGCTGTTTTTCCAATACGGTAAAAGCATTCGTATATTCCGCAAGATTCTCACGTCGATAAAAGTTCCCTTCCATCAACAACGTTTTTAACACCGGTTGCACAAAAGTTGGATATAATCTTGAAAAAAAAGACGCGAGAAAGCTAAATGAGAATTCACGCTTAAATTGAAGCACAAGCCAAGAATCTTCCCATGGGCGATAGGGCAAAGGCTCAAGTCGATCAGTTTTCAACAAATCGAGCATCTGGTGGCTCAATTGAACACGCCTCTGCTCCGAAGCCCATAGTTGCCACCGTTCAGCAAATCGTTTTTTCCATGCTACCTTAAAGAGTTGAAACCAATCTTCCCCCCCCTCAAGGCATTGAGGCTCCCAGTGTATAGATTTTAATGTATATCGGGCTAGATCTAAAATTGGAATTCTCACAGAAAACTCCCTAATTGTTTCCAAAGCATGAGAAGCTTGTGAGATGAATTCAACCGATTCTTCATCCATATTAACAGCTTTATCATTCAACTTATCTTGTTTTGATAGCAAAAATAAAGCTTGAAGTACGACATCCGGAATTGGCTTTATTGTACTGAGAACCGATGCAAGCATATTAATCTCTACAGAGAGCAGGAAAATTGAACATGATGGTTCAACTGCCGGATTTACGGTAAAGCATAAAACAGCTTTATCAATCGGTAATTCACAGAAATGCCGCATCCATTCAATTGCATTAGCCGCTTGGTACATTCCGGCTTTATAATCTGTCGTCATCAAAGAAAATGTTTCATCAATTTTCTTCAAAAG from Treponema vincentii harbors:
- a CDS encoding CheR family methyltransferase; this translates as MAEFLSDRNFELFKDLIYNESGITFSVTNRSILESRLKDRLRENKMDDIDAYYKILTSNKEELKIMLDSVTTNLTRFFRNQPHFDALIHYVIPEIIKIKQAAGQKQIHIWSAGCSTGEEPYTIAMVMKRHLPPGFTADIIASDLSFKSLVVGKQGFYPENRVVGIPDDYLAQYLTKQGNGYQMNPEIMQMVKFDYHNLKHDANRNNIDILFCRNVIIYFDEPAQQAVINRFWDAMAPHSFLFIGHSESLFGMDTKFEFLKTQWACLYQKNVK
- a CDS encoding DUF5312 domain-containing protein codes for the protein MNPQVSTFDKLVDSLSTEEAQAMLTHIAENMKMSEDIQTDSKNEPLLSDTQVQKSIQINDEPFFIRLWLHLKSFFKALPIEKVYEEELIRRIGKGLQHEYKQYINIKENVFTKDFYELLRELRKTQLFFTSLLSAYDADKGNFYLLVSSFVAPDVYAKLMYNTDPFSCVPSSQANSNLRSELLKKIDETFSLMTTDYKAGMYQAANAIEWMRHFCELPIDKAVLCFTVNPAVEPSCSIFLLSVEINMLASVLSTIKPIPDVVLQALFLLSKQDKLNDKAVNMDEESVEFISQASHALETIREFSVRIPILDLARYTLKSIHWEPQCLEGGEDWFQLFKVAWKKRFAERWQLWASEQRRVQLSHQMLDLLKTDRLEPLPYRPWEDSWLVLQFKREFSFSFLASFFSRLYPTFVQPVLKTLLMEGNFYRRENLAEYTNAFTVLEKQQSCINTFESRLSPEGEIGAAFLQLREKTIASLKSKSSLEALMKSIETEAKQIIASSQNALKILCALLNGFIDGNKNSVYAPLLNWLNIQGNDNADFRKRVEGVKKLLQEVTNILMEADKIEADW